In a genomic window of Methanomassiliicoccus sp.:
- a CDS encoding glycosyltransferase: protein MTFIEDSLRACSPFLRNASVIIHHNPLAELSSVMPAVGYVGRMRRFRKKAISPERELPSNVHLHVASSFYFVPDGSNRRLAQKVARVAERTIRKEKIEFDLIHAHFTWPDGGAGALLKKKFGVPLIVTAHGYDAYSLPFKDAKWKATISRELNEADCIVTVSQRNARCLRELDVSTPIEIIPNGFDDRLFHPMSDMDAIRSRLGLPAGRLILAVGNLERVKGHEVLIEAFSSLAKRDDVTLIIVGSGPQRAHLEKKVKELSLSGRIIFSGSRPHSEIPLWINACDVVALSSKNEGNPTVMFETLGCGKPFVGTRVGGVPDVITDDVGILCDPGDPRDLAEKLSMALDRQWDKEKIVAHARRFTWEQNAKQLLRIYERVIVNGTTN from the coding sequence ATGACCTTCATCGAGGACTCGCTGCGGGCCTGTTCCCCCTTCCTTAGGAACGCATCGGTCATCATTCATCACAATCCCCTGGCCGAGCTGTCCAGTGTGATGCCGGCGGTCGGATATGTCGGAAGAATGAGGAGGTTCAGGAAGAAGGCGATCTCTCCGGAGCGAGAGCTTCCTTCTAACGTACACCTTCATGTCGCCTCCTCCTTTTATTTCGTCCCCGATGGGTCCAACCGGCGACTGGCCCAAAAGGTCGCCAGGGTCGCGGAGCGGACGATCCGAAAGGAGAAGATCGAGTTCGATCTCATCCACGCTCATTTCACCTGGCCGGACGGAGGGGCCGGTGCTCTGTTGAAGAAAAAATTCGGAGTGCCGCTAATCGTCACCGCCCATGGCTACGATGCGTACTCCCTTCCGTTCAAGGACGCCAAATGGAAGGCGACGATATCCCGGGAGCTCAACGAGGCCGATTGCATCGTTACCGTCAGTCAAAGAAATGCCAGGTGCCTGAGAGAGCTGGACGTGAGCACGCCTATCGAGATCATTCCCAACGGCTTCGACGACCGCCTCTTCCACCCCATGAGCGACATGGATGCGATCCGATCGAGGCTTGGTCTGCCGGCCGGGCGTCTCATCCTTGCCGTGGGGAACCTGGAACGGGTGAAGGGGCACGAGGTTCTCATCGAGGCCTTCAGCTCTCTGGCCAAGCGCGATGACGTCACCCTGATCATCGTCGGCTCCGGCCCCCAGAGAGCACACCTGGAGAAAAAGGTCAAGGAGCTCAGCCTGAGCGGAAGAATTATTTTTTCTGGCAGCAGGCCGCACTCCGAGATCCCTCTGTGGATCAACGCCTGCGATGTTGTCGCTCTCTCTAGCAAGAACGAAGGAAACCCCACGGTCATGTTCGAGACCCTGGGCTGCGGCAAACCGTTCGTGGGGACCCGTGTGGGAGGAGTGCCCGACGTCATTACCGACGATGTTGGCATCTTGTGCGATCCGGGCGATCCTCGAGATCTCGCCGAAAAACTGTCGATGGCCTTGGATAGGCAATGGGATAAGGAGAAGATTGTAGCCCATGCCCGCCGATTCACCTGGGAGCAGAACGCAAAGCAGCTCCTCAGGATTTATGAGCGAGTAATAGTCAATGGCACGACCAATTAG
- a CDS encoding DUF354 domain-containing protein: protein MTTYEQTTFDASRTLGEAAGAMPGPHTSRRIGIIVNTPAQVHFYRHIYENLLEHGHHAFIIAREQGETMALLREYQLPYEVYTGPLTSKMGKVMSLPRNVLDAASILKKHRVDLITGFGVYDAYTSALLGVPNVIFSDNEPSMGIGSYALQFRLYFPFVDSILTPSYYKKDLGEKHIRIQGIKEMAYLHPSRYTPDPSVYESMGLSKGERYSLLRFNCLDAIHDIGVGGFNDDDKRRLVKELENYGQVFISSEKCVPRGLEDHVIKIPKNRIHDALFYATLLVTDTGTMATEAALLGTPTVRCASYVGVSDLGNFIELEKKYHLLFNYRDSAEAIARAAELIKDDTIKAEWARRRQSLYADNVDVCALMTWYIENYPESYDELRNNPNLQERYR from the coding sequence ATGACCACATATGAGCAGACCACGTTCGATGCTTCGCGCACACTGGGCGAAGCTGCCGGAGCGATGCCTGGACCGCACACGTCCAGAAGGATAGGCATCATCGTCAACACTCCGGCCCAAGTTCATTTCTACCGCCACATCTACGAGAACCTTCTTGAGCATGGCCACCACGCATTCATCATTGCTCGGGAGCAGGGAGAGACGATGGCCCTTCTGCGAGAGTATCAACTCCCTTACGAAGTTTACACCGGCCCCCTGACCTCCAAGATGGGCAAGGTAATGTCCTTGCCCCGGAACGTGCTGGACGCAGCGAGCATACTGAAGAAGCATCGGGTCGACCTCATCACTGGGTTCGGGGTCTACGACGCCTATACCTCGGCCCTCCTGGGCGTCCCCAATGTGATCTTTTCTGACAACGAACCATCGATGGGGATCGGGTCCTATGCCCTCCAGTTCAGGCTGTACTTCCCCTTCGTCGATTCTATCCTCACTCCCTCCTACTACAAGAAGGACCTGGGAGAGAAGCACATCCGAATCCAGGGCATCAAGGAGATGGCCTATCTGCATCCCAGCCGGTACACCCCGGACCCGTCGGTGTACGAGAGCATGGGGCTGAGCAAGGGGGAGCGCTATTCATTGCTGCGGTTCAATTGTCTGGACGCCATCCATGACATCGGGGTCGGAGGCTTCAATGACGATGACAAGAGGCGGCTGGTCAAAGAGTTGGAGAACTACGGGCAGGTGTTCATCTCCTCGGAAAAGTGCGTTCCTCGGGGGCTGGAGGATCATGTCATCAAGATACCCAAGAACCGCATTCACGACGCCCTCTTCTATGCCACCCTATTGGTGACGGACACCGGGACCATGGCCACCGAGGCCGCGCTGCTCGGCACTCCGACAGTTCGATGCGCTTCCTATGTAGGGGTCAGCGACCTGGGCAACTTCATCGAACTGGAGAAGAAGTACCATCTGCTCTTCAACTACCGTGATTCGGCCGAAGCTATCGCTCGAGCTGCCGAGCTCATCAAGGATGACACGATAAAGGCTGAATGGGCGCGGAGAAGGCAATCCCTCTATGCCGACAACGTAGACGTCTGCGCTCTGATGACCTGGTACATCGAGAACTATCCTGAGAGCTACGATGAGCTGAGAAATAATCCCAACCTGCAGGAACGATACCGGTGA
- a CDS encoding UDP-glucose/GDP-mannose dehydrogenase family protein — protein MSGGQQTTFDRLSTGRDANTKVTIVGAGYVGLVTGLCLADMGSEVTCIDVVTKKVDMLNAMECPIFEKDLDVLLARNTEAGRFHASPDMDEVASSDVTFICVGTPSREDGSLNLQYVLSAAREIGEEIRQKDEHHIIVVKSTVTPGTTEGMIVPELERSSGKEYGRDFGVAVNPEFLREGDAVRDFNHPDRIVIGSRDQRSLELLRSLYSSMDAPIIEVTPTAAEMTKLASNAFLAARISLMNEIGNICKTLGVDVRDVARGVGSDKRIGSDFLRAGCGFGGSCFPKDVRGLAALGRESGVEPVLLDGILSVNEAQGARMVGLLEKRMDIKGRNIAILGLAFKPFTDDVREAVSKRVAKELLSHGARVLAHDYRAEQEFRTEFPGIKYCSTPEDCITRSDAVLILTEWPGYADPSLYGDKLVIDGRGIVHTSNYEGVCW, from the coding sequence ATGTCAGGAGGGCAGCAGACAACCTTTGATCGCCTATCAACAGGCCGGGACGCCAACACGAAAGTGACGATCGTAGGAGCGGGCTACGTCGGCCTGGTCACCGGCCTGTGCCTTGCGGACATGGGCAGTGAGGTCACCTGCATCGACGTCGTCACCAAGAAGGTCGACATGCTGAACGCCATGGAGTGCCCCATCTTCGAGAAGGATCTTGATGTGCTGCTAGCGCGCAACACCGAAGCGGGACGGTTCCACGCCAGCCCGGACATGGACGAGGTGGCGTCCTCGGATGTGACATTCATCTGCGTCGGAACTCCGTCCCGGGAGGACGGGTCCCTGAACTTGCAATACGTCTTATCCGCCGCACGAGAGATAGGCGAGGAGATCCGTCAAAAGGACGAGCATCACATCATCGTGGTGAAGAGCACCGTGACCCCGGGCACCACCGAGGGAATGATCGTCCCGGAGCTCGAACGGTCGTCGGGCAAGGAGTATGGCCGAGACTTCGGCGTTGCGGTAAATCCAGAATTCCTTAGGGAGGGCGATGCGGTCCGCGATTTCAACCACCCCGACCGCATCGTCATCGGTTCTAGGGATCAACGATCGCTGGAGCTGTTGAGATCTCTTTACTCGAGCATGGACGCGCCCATCATCGAGGTCACGCCCACCGCGGCGGAGATGACCAAGCTGGCGTCTAACGCGTTCCTAGCGGCGCGGATCTCGCTGATGAACGAGATCGGCAACATTTGCAAGACGCTCGGCGTCGACGTCCGCGATGTTGCCAGAGGCGTCGGATCGGACAAGCGCATCGGTTCCGATTTCCTGCGAGCGGGATGCGGCTTCGGCGGGAGCTGCTTCCCCAAGGATGTTCGAGGCTTGGCAGCACTTGGTCGAGAGAGCGGAGTCGAGCCGGTCCTCCTCGACGGCATCCTGAGCGTCAACGAGGCGCAGGGTGCGAGGATGGTCGGATTGCTCGAAAAGCGCATGGATATCAAGGGTCGCAACATTGCCATCCTAGGTTTAGCGTTCAAGCCATTCACCGATGATGTCCGGGAGGCTGTCTCTAAGCGAGTTGCCAAAGAGCTCCTGTCCCACGGCGCCAGAGTGCTCGCCCACGACTACCGGGCGGAGCAGGAGTTCCGCACGGAGTTCCCCGGTATCAAGTACTGCTCCACGCCGGAGGACTGCATCACGCGAAGCGACGCCGTCCTCATCCTGACGGAGTGGCCCGGCTACGCCGACCCGTCGCTGTACGGCGACAAGCTGGTCATTGACGGTCGCGGGATAGTGCATACTAGCAATTACGAGGGGGTGTGCTGGTGA
- a CDS encoding type II CAAX endopeptidase family protein, with the protein MEYRFSQKNPALLMYISVAVPMSMVLIGEAFLFTGDMNTSIIVHLLNILMCVMMPFVLRTNPIIWQSFSLVSMLRVVNLGMPRFATLTIYWLPLVYAPVIFVAVMLVRDESLGWKDYLLKAKKLFEIRSRLSGWKAWYLPAGIVLSLILANIEFKVLSLSIADMRMVPDLGVNNLVALFISMVFFVGLGEELVFRYILQTRLEGVLGVPGAIICASVAFAAMHSGYESVVYLVYVFMVAFLLGSLYYKTRSLALVTLIHGTLNFFLFSFLPFGYLVLF; encoded by the coding sequence ATGGAGTATCGCTTCTCCCAGAAGAACCCCGCTTTGCTGATGTACATATCAGTAGCGGTGCCGATGTCCATGGTGCTCATCGGGGAAGCGTTCCTGTTCACCGGCGATATGAACACGTCGATCATCGTGCACCTCCTGAACATCCTGATGTGCGTGATGATGCCGTTCGTGCTTCGAACGAACCCCATCATCTGGCAGTCGTTCTCTCTGGTCTCGATGCTTCGCGTCGTGAACCTCGGCATGCCCCGGTTCGCCACGTTGACCATCTACTGGCTTCCGCTGGTCTACGCACCGGTCATCTTCGTCGCGGTCATGCTCGTGCGCGACGAGTCGCTAGGCTGGAAGGATTACCTACTGAAGGCCAAAAAGCTATTTGAGATCCGGTCGAGACTCTCTGGATGGAAAGCGTGGTATCTGCCGGCCGGCATTGTCCTTTCCCTGATCCTGGCGAACATCGAGTTCAAGGTCCTCTCGCTGAGCATAGCGGATATGAGGATGGTCCCCGACCTGGGCGTGAACAATCTTGTAGCTCTGTTCATCTCCATGGTCTTCTTCGTCGGCCTGGGTGAGGAACTGGTGTTCCGTTACATCCTTCAGACGCGACTAGAAGGCGTCCTCGGAGTTCCGGGAGCGATCATCTGCGCCTCGGTGGCGTTCGCGGCCATGCACTCCGGTTACGAATCTGTTGTATACCTCGTATACGTGTTCATGGTGGCGTTCCTCCTCGGATCGCTGTACTACAAGACTCGAAGTCTGGCCCTTGTTACCCTGATCCACGGGACGCTGAACTTCTTCTTGTTCTCCTTCCTGCCGTTCGGCTATCTTGTGTTGTTCTAG
- a CDS encoding glycosyltransferase family 4 protein — MTAEKPSVCRVVYEFLPRTGGSVTHTVELAKKINAHCRNQFVIAPKMEGTEECDAALPFPVIRVKYPRFKLLGRLKRGRWFRWLPLQYLWVFSYGLCTVPEIIKLNREHGIDIIHVHGVYLGMSVAIASKLTGKPIVWMAHGAQDAYSEAEGRFETLATRLFSRVMPPDHLFVVEDGSPAPRKFTQVFPRRASVVYHSIDSERFFPMPRDEKLVQHLGLKDADFVVQSAHTLIPIKGVEHAITAFKEFLNINTRSSAVLVIAGGGNERASLERLVSDLGISNRVKFLGPISNSDMPRYYSICDVGLATSTYSNLNLSTQETMACGKPVIAFDSGQTSLLIQNMDTGILVRSGDTQELAKQLDHLYKNRTAAAAIGARAHDFIAKNRSWENRVATELKVYDELLSERGRG; from the coding sequence ATGACCGCCGAGAAGCCGTCCGTTTGCCGGGTCGTTTATGAGTTCCTTCCAAGGACCGGCGGGTCTGTCACTCACACCGTGGAGCTGGCCAAGAAGATCAATGCTCATTGCAGGAACCAGTTCGTCATCGCCCCGAAAATGGAAGGGACCGAAGAATGCGATGCCGCCCTGCCGTTCCCGGTAATCCGAGTGAAATATCCACGGTTCAAGCTCCTTGGCAGATTGAAGCGGGGAAGATGGTTCAGATGGCTGCCGCTCCAGTACCTTTGGGTGTTCTCCTACGGCCTTTGCACTGTACCCGAGATAATTAAGCTCAACAGAGAGCATGGGATCGACATCATCCACGTTCATGGCGTCTACCTCGGGATGAGCGTGGCCATCGCCAGCAAGCTTACGGGAAAGCCGATCGTCTGGATGGCCCATGGGGCCCAGGATGCTTACTCGGAAGCTGAGGGCAGGTTTGAAACGCTCGCCACTAGGCTATTCTCGAGGGTCATGCCCCCCGATCACCTCTTCGTGGTGGAGGACGGCTCCCCCGCCCCACGAAAGTTCACTCAGGTCTTTCCTCGAAGAGCATCGGTCGTTTATCATTCCATTGACAGTGAGAGATTCTTCCCCATGCCTAGGGATGAGAAGCTCGTTCAGCACCTAGGTCTGAAAGATGCCGACTTCGTTGTGCAATCCGCGCATACGCTGATCCCCATCAAGGGAGTGGAGCATGCCATCACCGCCTTCAAGGAATTCCTGAATATCAATACGCGATCGTCCGCCGTCCTCGTCATCGCCGGCGGTGGGAATGAAAGAGCATCCTTGGAAAGATTGGTCAGCGACCTGGGCATCTCAAATCGAGTAAAATTCCTCGGACCCATCAGCAATTCGGATATGCCCCGATATTATTCCATCTGCGACGTGGGATTGGCGACGAGCACGTACAGCAACCTGAACCTCTCCACCCAGGAGACCATGGCCTGCGGCAAACCGGTGATCGCCTTCGATTCGGGGCAAACAAGCTTGCTCATCCAGAACATGGACACCGGCATATTGGTTAGGTCGGGAGACACGCAGGAGCTGGCCAAGCAGTTAGATCATCTTTACAAGAACCGTACTGCCGCCGCTGCCATCGGCGCCCGGGCTCACGACTTCATCGCCAAGAACCGCTCCTGGGAGAACAGGGTAGCGACAGAGCTGAAGGTGTATGACGAGCTTCTTAGCGAAAGGGGCCGGGGCTAG